DNA from Rosa rugosa chromosome 6, drRosRugo1.1, whole genome shotgun sequence:
GAATGACTCGATCGTTGTtcatttcttcttgaaattgaTGTTACCTTGAAATTGATGTTACCTGTATCAAGTCTTCCCTTTAGTAGACTATCAATAGTTTGTTAAGATTTCTAACCATATAGAAtgcaaacaaaaaattaaaaaaacatttCATATCACTTTGCAACCATTACGATGATTTATAACTTTTGTCTTTTGATGCGCCTTTACTCTTTCTGTCACATACATCAAAATTATGGGGCCCATAAAATTACTGTCCCATAGACTATGCATGTAATACTGCATACGGGCTTGAGATCCTAGTCCATATTGCAAGTCCCTTCGCTAATATGAACACCAGATTTCTGGACTTAGAGAACTCTAGCCAACCCATCAAGTGATTGAGGGTGTTCAAACCCAGCTCAAGATCTCATGAGACACCATGAAGttcatcactttttttttcttttttctttttttttttgcgaagAACATGAACCTTTTAACATTGGTTTCCTAATTCGTAGTACAATCTATTGTATAAAATTTAACCCCAACGTTGAAAGTCCAATGTATCTGGACAACAAATGAGTCTCTTACATAATGTTACTTTTAGTCAAATGGAAGGGTATAAAAGCAGCGTGACTGGTAGGCTATAAGTGAAAATTTCACAATGACGTTGATGTATTAATGAATTGAAGTTCTATGTTGCACcacattatctttttttttatcaagatcACACAGTTCCTCAAAGACTTTTTAGGCTCAGAGACTAATCCGTACCATATTATCTTTTTGGGATAAtaaccatttacacaatttgagcCTAAAAATTGTCTACTTACTatcttttttttatcaagatcACACGGTTCCTCAAAGGCTTtttaggcccagagactaatccgtaccgaaaatcatgtcagaacgcttcctctcCCTTGACCACCAAGAATAGATAGGGATTTAACTTCAATTACCGTTGACGGGATTAGAACGTGGGTGTCGGGGTTTCACACTGGAGgttcttaccaactcgaccacctatGGTGGTTACATGACATTATCTTAGTTATTGATGTCATTGTAAGATTTTAAttctttaacttttttttttatcacaatgaatgacttttttttaaattctttaaCTTGTCACTTGGGTTATGATTAATAATATATAATATTGAATACAAAATAGtttatttattataaaaatgagaaagagaaaataaaaagttaaaaatcaTAAACTAACTACTATTGTCCCAACTTTGTGAAAAATGTACCCTATaactttctttaaaaaaaaaaaaaaagagtttagGTTTAGGGTGTTgtcgttgtttttttttgtaattctttttctttcatcgAAAAAAaactttcttaaaaaaaaaaaccgttaTTTATCTAAAATTATAGACTATAGCACATgattttttgtcaaaattgCATGTTCATATTCTCTCACCAAAATTTTTTCATTcacaaaaaatattttttaaacaCTTCCCGAACTAACAAAACTCAAAAATTATAATGCAAATTTTCTTTATGGTTTTTCAacgtaaaaaataataaaatcctTCAAAAAATTCTTTCGCAGTTTCGGTGTTCCTCAATTGGAACATGTTCTAAAAGCCATGTTGTACAAATTGTGAGCTTATGGTACAGAAGTTTCAATAAAAATATTGTTAGCAACAAGGTTTAGCATATTCCGACATGTCATTGCACTTCGCGTGTGCCCCCATGGCACCTCCCAACGTGCCAAATCATGCAAAGTCTCAATCTATCCAATTTGTCATGTTTGTTAATCTCACCATTGGAAAAACATGATATTTATAATGTGGTTTCAATTGATGGTGTTAAATAGCGACAAACGTGACCCGTGGCTCACTATTGTATCGATATTGCCGTGACTTTACCACTCattaggtgttgagttttaacaCAAAAAGCCTTGGTAAAGTTAAGTGCGAGCCACCTaattataagttatattttcgTTTGTCACTTTTTTAATGTGAGACTTTTCTTCTCTAACATACGGAATACCGGAATTCTTTAATGAAAATTTTTGTTACAATTTTTCAAAACTGAAAAGCAAGAAAAATTCGtaaaaattataaatacaaTATGCAAGACACCTTAACATTTGATGTATGGATACACCTGGAGCACTTAAGCCGTTCTAAGTTATAAGGAGCCTTATACTTTCTCTTATTAAAATGATATTACTAAAGGGTCTATTCCCTCCAAGGGGTTAGTGAGTTAGTAACTGAGTCAAGACTATAATTGTGGTCACCTAAGTTTAACTCTCACTAGCTCTAGAAGAGCTCGCCCTGTGGCGTTAATAGAGTTTAGTTGGTAACTCTTTGATACAGTTCTTAGATATTTAATTTGCATGTAGATATATCACATCATTGCCTAATGGTGTATCCACAAATTGTTACTCGGCaatgaccaaaaaaataaagacaTATAGCTAGTGTTCTAAGTTTGATCCAGCAATTACACCCTAAATAGTTGATCTACATAATAGTATCCATATACTTGACATGCAAGTTAAGGACTTTCTCTCTGAAATGTATCATACCAGATCATTCATTATTCCCAAGTCTTAAAACTCTATCTGCTTAAACCCAAATGGCAACAGTTAGGAGATGAAACTGGCATGGGCATAAACAAATCTCCATCAATTTCACTATACCTAAAAGCATACCAGCTGATTGATCGACACGTAACCCTGGCCGAACTTTGGCATCTCCAAGTTCCCAATACACACAGAGAGGAGGTCACAACAATTACCAAGAAGAATGCTAACCCCAAAACTTATTGTTTCTCATTTCTCCCAAATTCTATTTCATAATTTAGGCTGCAAGTGAAGCAAGCAAACTCAAATCCTGTGAGCTAACACATGTCAAAGGCTTGTTACAACAAACGCGGCTCTACATGAAAACCCACCATGCATGCCTGGCATTGGGGCTAGAGAGATTTACAATTCACAACTCATAGGGGTTTCATATATACTTGGTTTATAGTAGGATTAGTAGCAAAGATTATATATAAGTTCCATAATATATAGTATATTACAGATCTGACATTCCGTAATTATCAAACTACATAGTTTAATTGTACGTTGATGTTTTAAAATACCAAATCTCGAAGGCCATGCAAAATATATATCAGATTTTATATATGAGAGAGCCTTTGAACTTGAATCGAAAACCTCCCACATTGGCCACGCTCACAAAATGCACAGCATTCCATATGAATATATGGTGATATTGTACTGACTGTAGCCCATTCCCCAGACAAATCGTCTCCTCTTTCTCAAACTCCTAAGCTTGCTAGCTATAGCAATTTACCTATCCCATTACATTCCCGTAGCTATATACTATACATATACAGTTTCTTATATCCAAGTACGGACTCGAAGCCTATCATTTATTGGACCATTCTTAGATACTTGCGGAGACTTGTACTTCAAAAGGTTAGTTACGAACTTTGTTTGATATACATCATATTGTTGATTAATTGTTTCAGCGTTTAAAGTTTTAGATGAACGGACTTTAGTTTGTGAAAATATATGGCTTGAAGTTCTGCCCCCATTGCTTCTCCAGTTGCAGTTGCATGATGAGTTATAATGAGAGAGCGTCATACATTGTTAACTTACTTCTTGGTGATAGATCAAATCATAGATTATTGACAACCAAATTTAATGATATTGATATAGGGCTCTCTTTAACATGTCGAAAACATAATTAAGCTTCACTATATGTGTACGTGTATAATGTATGTACAGAGTCGTATTATAAACTACAACCTCGATCtctcgagctctctctctctctctctctctctctctctctctcaagctaGCATTGACACAGAAAAGGCCATATATTTACACATACAGTCCCATATCAACCTGAAGTactcctcttttcttcttcttttagtaCCTTAAAGTTTCCTTGCAAATATTCTCTCAAGTCAGCACTTTCACTGACAATGTTACCTCTATCATCTCTAGCTTCCTTTCTTCTCCTTACCCTCTTTAAGTTCTTAGCCATTTCTCACTCTCTCCAGGAACACCACCAGCTACCACGACCAAATATGTGCCATGAAAAATGTGGAGACCTTCAAATCTCCTTCCCATTTCACTTGAACAAATCCTGTTCTTCACTCTCTGATGCTTTCCATCTCTCTTGCGTCAACTCAACTAAAATTTTCCTTAACATTGGTTCCGAAAGCTACCACGTCCTCGAATTCTTCTCTGATGGTTTGCTAGTGGATTTTCCAGGCTCCTCTTCCTACTGCCGCCAGTACAATGACTTGAACTCCTTTGATTTCTTAGGAAATTACCACTTTGGCCTCTCTGCTGACAATGTCATAGGCCTCTATGATTGTGAGGACTCTTCTCTGTGCAAAACAGAATGTGAAACCATTGACTTGCCTGGCTGTGATGGCAATGAAAGCCAAGGCTCTCCTGCTTGCTGCTACCCTCTTTCTGATTACAGCCTGTGGCATCTTGGTGACAAGTTCTCAGTGTTTTCCAAATTTGGGTGCAGGGGCTTCTCAAGTTGGGTTGTTCAGAGAGGCTCCAACTTGGGAAAGAGAGGGGTAAAGTTGGAATGGGCAGTGCCAAGAAACTCATCCAAGGGGGTTTGTGCTACCAATGGTTACATTATCAATGCCACATCAATTCAAGCAGGGGCTAGGTGTGCTTGTCAAGATGGGTTCATTGGTGATGGATTTGCAACTGGAGAAGGATGCATCATGTGTAAGTATTTATCCATAAATCATTTTAAGCATATTCGCTCTGTTATGTGGGTCTTGAATGCCCATTTCTGATTTGAGCATCTAGTATTGAACTGCAGAAAATAGATTTTAACTTATTATCAAAGACTGTCACTACCAACATCATGATGGAGGCAACTCTATGTGATTTGGAATTATTAGAAATTAGGTTCACTCCCTCTTTCTGCAGAATTATTATGGTGCAATGATAAGAAATGAATCAAATGATTGATATGGCAATGAGTAGAACCAGGAATATTAGATACCTGGCCCATGCCTAAAGCAGTTTGATATGCTTTAATCACTTTTCAATTAGATTTAAGTCTAGAATTTCAAGTATATACACCACAGCAGCAAATAATTGCATCCAGTGATAAAGAAATGGTTGAAATACAATGTAATACGTATCAGAATTGTTAAACAGGTATTATGCATGTTCATCCAGTGTTAAGGGGATAGTCACACATACATACAATGAAAAGTTGTACGCTTTGACCTACAAATTTACTGACATGCCTTTTACAGCCTGCATCAAAGAGAGAAGGGAAACATATGGCGCAGACTGCTTCAAAAAAAGGCATGGTAGCAAGAAACTTTTAATTATAGTAGGTAAGTCTAAAAAATCTTCATATGCATTGTGTTTTGACAACCTGATCACATAGTAAAAGAAGTTTTGGCAGAGACTAATTGAAGCTGAAAAGTCATATCAGCTTCAATTTGATATAAATGAATTGTGACATCTTGAATTGCAGGAGTTCTTGCTCCCCTCTTCATCATAGCCTCATTGATTGCACTTCTGTATCTACTCAAAAGGCCTGTTAAACCGGGAACGTTTGATCCAGCTCAGAAGGTTCACTTCCACAGCACCATATCATTCCGAAAAGCTAGCAGGACTCGGCTATTCACTTACCATGAGCTAGAGGAAGCTACCAAAGCATTTGAAGAGGATCAGAAGCTTGTAAGTGGAAATAATGGCACAATATTTGCTGGGGTTCTCGAGGATGGATCCCACATTGCTGTGCACAAGATAGATTGTGAGAATGAAAAAGAGTTGATTCAAGTCCTATCACAAATTGAGGCTTTGTCTGCTATTCTACACCGGAATATAACCCGATTTCTTGGATGCTGTATTGACTTGGCCTACACTCCACTACTGGTGTATGAATATCCAGCAAATGGTACCCTCGAGGATCATTTACACCAAACAGGAGGACAACATGTTGCTCTTGACTGGTACAAGAGGTTGAACATTGCTGCTGAAACAGCAAGTGTTCTTGCCTTTTTGCAGTATGAATTTTCTCCTCCCATTTTCCACTGTGATCTCAAGTCCGGTTATATCTTTATTGATAATGATTTTTGTAGTAAACTCTGTGGTTTTGGACTACTGGTTTCGAGTCATGAAGAAGGCTCGCGTTTTCAAAGAACAGATGTTTATGCTTTAGGTGTGGTGCTTCTTGAGATGATTGCAGGCTCAAACTGCTTGGACTTGCAAATAGCCCTGCAAAAGATAAGAGGTGGGAAGCTAGAAGAGATTGTGGATCCACTTCTTTACTATCATGAACAACCTTCCTATCGCCGCGAGCAAATAGAGACAGTTGCAGACCTTGCAATGAGGTGTTTGTTGTTTGGTGGAGATGGAAAGCTAGGAATGTATGATGTAGCCAAGGAATTAGTACATATCAGAAGAGAGAGCAGTGATGGGGGTAGCAAGAGAGGGCCTGCACTTGAGGAAACGTTTTCGAACTCCAGCCTCCTTCAGATGATATCAATGTCTCCTGATTCAGCATGTATGCCTAAGCATTGATGTGTTCTAATATGCACTCTGTGTGTGTGTTGATGTTGGATGCACATTCTTGAATCTTGCTACTTCCCTTCGTTGTATAATAGCTGATCAAGTGAATTCAAACAGACCAAATCTTCAAACCTTTCATTGATCCTCTATGTCTCATTGATGGTCAGCTAATGTGATCTGAAAATGTGTTCCGTTTTTACATTATGCACTTTAAGTTCCTATATAATTGGCTCGAATCACTTAAATTTGtctaaatgaaaagaaaaaagcataCAACCGGTTCCAGAAATCAAAAGATTTCTTTTACGTACATATAGCAAGTGTTG
Protein-coding regions in this window:
- the LOC133713457 gene encoding probably inactive receptor-like protein kinase At2g46850, whose protein sequence is MLPLSSLASFLLLTLFKFLAISHSLQEHHQLPRPNMCHEKCGDLQISFPFHLNKSCSSLSDAFHLSCVNSTKIFLNIGSESYHVLEFFSDGLLVDFPGSSSYCRQYNDLNSFDFLGNYHFGLSADNVIGLYDCEDSSLCKTECETIDLPGCDGNESQGSPACCYPLSDYSLWHLGDKFSVFSKFGCRGFSSWVVQRGSNLGKRGVKLEWAVPRNSSKGVCATNGYIINATSIQAGARCACQDGFIGDGFATGEGCIMSCIKERRETYGADCFKKRHGSKKLLIIVGVLAPLFIIASLIALLYLLKRPVKPGTFDPAQKVHFHSTISFRKASRTRLFTYHELEEATKAFEEDQKLVSGNNGTIFAGVLEDGSHIAVHKIDCENEKELIQVLSQIEALSAILHRNITRFLGCCIDLAYTPLLVYEYPANGTLEDHLHQTGGQHVALDWYKRLNIAAETASVLAFLQYEFSPPIFHCDLKSGYIFIDNDFCSKLCGFGLLVSSHEEGSRFQRTDVYALGVVLLEMIAGSNCLDLQIALQKIRGGKLEEIVDPLLYYHEQPSYRREQIETVADLAMRCLLFGGDGKLGMYDVAKELVHIRRESSDGGSKRGPALEETFSNSSLLQMISMSPDSACMPKH